In Drosophila innubila isolate TH190305 chromosome 2L unlocalized genomic scaffold, UK_Dinn_1.0 5_B_2L, whole genome shotgun sequence, a single window of DNA contains:
- the LOC117782653 gene encoding tubulin alpha-2 chain, which translates to MRECISVHIGQAGVQIGNACWELYCLEHGIQPDGHMPSDKTIGGGDDSFNTFFSETSAGKHVPRAVFVDLEPTVVDEVRTGTYRQLFHPEQLITGKEDAANNYARGHYTIGKEIVDIVLDRIRKLADQCTGLQGFLVFHSFGGGTGSGFTSLLMERLSVDYGKKSKLEFSIYPAPQVSTAVVEPYNSILTTHTTLEHSDCAFMVDNEAIYDICRRNLDIERPTYMNLNRLIGQIVSSITASLRFDGALNVDLTEFQTNLVPYPRIHFPLATYAPVISVEKAYHEQLTVAEITNACFEPANQMVKCDPRHGKYMACCMLYRGDVVPKDVNAAIATIKTKRSIQFVDWCPTGFKVGINYQPPTVVPGGDLAKVQRAVCMLSNTTAIAEAWARLDHKFDLMYAKRAFVHWYVGEGMEEGEFSEAREDLAALEKDYEEVGIDSTAEVDEGDEY; encoded by the exons atg agGGAGTGTATTTCAGTTCACATAGGACAGGCTGGCGTTCAGATTGGTAACGCTTGTTGGGAGCTGTATTGCTTGGAGCATGGAATCCAGCCTGATGGACATATGCCCTCGGACAAAACAATTGGCGGTGGCGACGACTCCTTTAATACCTTTTTTAGTGAAACAAGCGCCGGAAAACATGTGCCACGAGCAGTATTTGTTGACTTGGAGCCTACGGTTGTCGATGAGGTCCGCACTGGAACATACCGGCAATTGTTCCACCCGGAACAGTTGATCACCGGTAAAGAGGATGCTGCCAATAATTATGCACGTGGTCACTATACTATCGGCAAGGAAATTGTTGATATTGTGCTAGATCGGATACGTAAGCTGGCGGATCAATGTACGGGTCTTCAAGGATTCTTAGTGTTTCACTCATTCGGCGGTGGCACAGGCTCCGGATTTACCTCATTGCTTATGGAGCGTCTATCAGTTGATTATGGCAAGAAGTCTAAACTGGAGTTCTCAATCTATCCAGCTCCACAA GTATCGACTGCTGTAGTTGAGCCATACAATTCGATTTTGACCACCCACACCACTCTGGAGCACTCCGATTGTGCATTTATGGTTGACAACGAGGCCATATATGACATCTGCCGTCGCAATTTGGACATTGAGCGACCTACCTACATGAACCTAAATCGTTTAATTGGGCAAATTGTTTCCTCCATTACAGCTTCGTTGCGCTTCGACGGAGCGCTCAATGTAGATTTAACTGAGTTCCAAACCAATTTGGTTCCCTACCCACGCATTCATTTTCCTCTTGCCACATATGCGCCAGTAATTTCCGTTGAAAAAGCTTATCATGAGCAATTAACTGTCGCGGAAATAACGAATGCCTGCTTCGAACCCGCTAACCAGATGGTCAAGTGTGATCCAAGGCATGGCAAATACATGGCATGCTGTATGCTTTATCGTGGTGACGTTGTACCCAAAGATGTGAATGCAGCAATCGCCACAATCAAGACAAAGCGCTCCATCCAATTCGTAGACTGGTGTCCGACTGGCTTTAAGGTGGGCATTAATTACCAACCACCCACTGTGGTTCCAGGTGGAGATTTAGCCAAGGTTCAACGTGCTGTATGCATGCTGTCTAATACTACGGCTATTGCCGAAGCCTGGGCTCGTTTGGATCATAAGTTTGATCTTATGTATGCCAAACGCGCATTTGTCCATTGGTACGTTGGAGAAGGTATGGAGGAAGGTGAATTCTCGGAGGCACGAGAGGACTTAGCTGCACTTGAAAAGGACTATGAAGAGGTGGGAATAGATTCTACAGCCGAAGTTGACGAAGGTGATGAATACTAA
- the LOC117782562 gene encoding proton-associated sugar transporter A encodes MEKLHEYQGLTGRLHQWRDNIREKFSTNQENSTSFLEKVKSTARDQLKGNASANADYSHIYRHKTRAELIRVSAAVMGIEFSYAAETAFVSPTLLKIGVEHQHMTLVWALSPLVGFFLCPILGSFSDRCKLNIGRRRPFIILLSIGVFLGLILVPNGENLGYWFGDVDPHLQAAAMNTTYNITYNYLNIIPHKTTASKSDNVVHSKTSHPWGIFFTVLGTVLLDFDADACQSPSRAYLLDVCIPEDHAKGLSTFTIMAGLGGFFGYSMGGLNWDETEIGRRLGGHVKAVFTIITFIFIACVSFTITSFTEIPLWVLSNPKSKMGPNEKSELENTSTSYGAINNDDEYKNNKNVDELTTVAASEQGFSNKENVGETSFTENQDGMHRFESATDFSVPQNGDEVQSLSHYLLSIVYMPYSLRIVCLTNLFCWMSHVCYSLYFTDFVGEAVFNGDPRAMEGTIPQRKYEEGVRFGCWGMAMYSLSCACYSLVIDKLIQRFRAKSVYVGGLLFYCVGMTLMALTRAKFSVILFSWTAGVMYSTLFTMPYLLVAHYHSVDTFEVDGSGCAKLGSGVRGLGTDVAIVSSMVFLAQFILSMCMGIIVKLAGTTTAVISTASFLSFCGALSATKIIYLDL; translated from the exons acACAAAACCAGAGCAGAGCTTATCCGAGTATCCGCTGCTGTGATGGGCATTGAGTTCTCATATGCGGCAGAAACAGCTTTTGTGTCCCCAACCTTGCTTAAAATCGGCGTGGAGCATCAGCACATGACATTGGTTTGGGCGTTGTCTCCTTTGGTTGGATTCTTTCTTTGCCCCATATTGGGCTCATTTTCAGATCGTTGCAAGTTAAACATTGGACGTCGACGCCCATTCATAATTCTTTTATCAATAGGAGTTTTTCTCG GATTGATATTGGTCCCAAATGGGGAAAACTTGGGATATTGGTTCGGGGATGTTGATCCACATTTGCAAGCTGCTGCAATGAATACGACGTATAATATAacgtataattatttaaacataattcCTCACAAAACAACGGCCTCAAAATCGGATAATGTGGTTCATTCAAAGACCTCGCATCCTTGGGGTATTTTCTTTACTGTGCTTGGCACTGTTCTActtgattttgatgcagacGCCTGTCAAAGTCCCTCCAGAGCATACCTGTTGGATGTGTGCATTCCAGAAGATCATGCCAAAGGACTATCTACATTCACCATTATGGCTGGCCTAGGAGGCTTCTTTGGCTATTCAATGGGTGGCTTGAACTGGGATGAAACGGAAATAG GGAGACGTCTAGGGGGTCATGTAAAGGCCGTTTTCACGATAATTACATTCATTTTTATCGCCTGTGTGTCATTCACAATAACCAGTTTTACTGAAATTCCCCTATGGGTGCTATCAAATCCGAAATCGAAAATGGGCCCAAATGAAAAATCCGAATTGGAAAACACATCCACTAGTTATGGAGCTATAAACAATGATGATgagtataaaaacaataaaaatgttgatgaG TTGACAACTGTGGCGGCATCGGAACAAGGTTTTTCAAATAAAGAGAATGTGGGCGAAACATCTTTTACAGAAAATCAAGATGGGATGCACAGATTTGAATCCGCAACGGACTTTTCTGTACCACAAAATGGCGACGAAGTCCAATCCTTATCACATTACTTACTTTCTATCGTGTATATGCCCTACTCCCTGCGCATAGTTTGCCTCACAAACCTCTTCTGCTGGATGTCGCATGTTTGCTACTCGCTCTATTTTACCGACTTTGTGGGGGAGGCTGTCTTCAACGGTGATCCAAGAGCAATGGAAGGAACAATACCACAACGAAAATACGAAGAAGGTGTTCGCTTCGGATGCTGGGGTATGGCGATGTATTCCCTATCTTGCGCATGCTACTCACTGGTTATAGATAAGCTTATCCAACGATTTAG GGCAAAATCTGTATATGTTGGAGGACTTCTCTTCTATTGCGTTGGAATGACACTAATGGCGTTAACACGCGCTAAATTCAGTGTCATTCTCTTTAGTTGGACGGCAGGTGTAATGTACTCTACACTCTTCACCATGCCCTACTTGCTTGTGGCACATTACCATTCCGTTGACACA TTTGAAGTAGACGGAAGCGGTTGTGCAAAATTGGGATCTGGAGTACGGGGCTTAGGTACCGACGTTGCCATTGTTAGCAGCATGGTTTTCTTAGCCCAATTTATTCTATCAATGTGTATGGGTATAATTGTTAAACTTGctggaacaacaacagctgttaTTAGCACTGCcagttttttaagtttctgCGGAGCTTTGTCggcaacaaaaattatttatctagATCTATAA